One stretch of Miscanthus floridulus cultivar M001 chromosome 18, ASM1932011v1, whole genome shotgun sequence DNA includes these proteins:
- the LOC136522950 gene encoding uncharacterized protein, whose amino-acid sequence MAAPPFHLPLLLAFLLLSTAAVAAATHSQHLHLQHHGHGPHHHHHRSPSMMTATTRLDTAPSMHQNRMESESEETRQSLRVLYPFFTTVAAQAPSGEDAMAAMGAAADAADTTRLDLPSPPPPLLAAGDPMPPSQAPLQPQAEEAGSSESEPAAPPPVVHEPYRDAAILRPPPPVADEPYRDAAIPRPPPPIADEPYRDATSPPPPPPVVDEPYRDAASPPPPPPVVYEPYRDAAIPPPPPPVVDEPYRDAASPPPPVHDDAARVVSSGTGNDLGLQQIAKVLASLGYNEMASSATLLADTASVAAWPGAITVFAAPDVFLQHSCPECSRRHLLLDHMALGYFPYAELAAAPAMKLPSASVGFCLDVAAQPQRGPFSNHHASLYVNGVMVSEPELYDDGRYVVHGLHGFIPPLSRASCVEDDAHAHHHHQVHLHHYRRRHHLSARSAATSAATAASVVRIMIREAISRLRDSGFGFVARAMRVKFAELEKLSNLTVFALDDQVMFTGGGHGYVSAVRFHIVPGHRLTRADLLLLRPGTVLPTLAGEDQKLVITLGAGSATDEVRINYIPVKEPDVVINSRVAVHGIYLPFPRIHLANLAASVAVASDLLTNDSCGVGGPFGDCASTPMTSATIPADQGYG is encoded by the coding sequence ATGGCGGCTCCGCCGTTCCACCTGCCCCTCCTCCTCGCCTTTCTGCtcctctccaccgccgccgtcgccgccgccacccacTCCCAGCATCTCCACCTCCAGCACCACGGCCACggtccccaccaccaccaccaccgctccCCGTCCATGATGACGGCCACCACCCGCCTCGACACCGCGCCGTCCATGCACCAGAACCGCATGGAGTCGGAGTCGGAGGAGACCCGCCAGTCGCTGCGCGTCCTCTACCCCTTCTTCACCACCGTGGCCGCCCAGGCTCCCTCGGGCGAGGACGCCATGGCGGCGATGGGTGCGGCCGCGGACGCGGCGGACACCACGCGCCTCGACCTTCCGtcgcctccccctcccctcctcgCCGCGGGGGATCCGATGCCGCCCTCCCAAGCGCCGCTGCAGCCGCAAGCTGAGGAGGCGGGGTCGTCCGAATCGGAGCCCGCGGCTCCTCCTCCCGTCGTCCACGAGCCGTACCGCGACGCGGCGATCCTTCGGCCTCCTCCTCCCGTCGCTGACGAGCCGTACCGCGACGCGGCGAtccctcggcctcctcctcccaTCGCTGACGAGCCGTACCGCGACGCGACGAGCCCTCCGCCTCCTCCACCCGTCGTCGACGAACCGTACCGCGACGCGGCGagccctccgccgcctcctcccgtCGTCTACGAGCCGTACCGCGACGCGGCgatccctccgcctcctcctcccgtCGTCGACGAGCCGTACCGCGACGCGGCGAGCCCTCCGCCTCCCGTCCACGACGACGCTGCGCGGGTGGTGTCCTCGGGCACGGGCAACGACCTCGGCCTGCAGCAGATCGCCAAGGTGCTCGCGTCGCTGGGGTACAACGAGATGGCTTCGTCGGCCACGCTCCTCGCCGACACGGCGTCCGTCGCGGCATGGCCCGGGGCGATCACCGTCTTCGCGGCCCCCGACGTATTCCTCCAGCACTCCTGCCCCGAGTGCTCGCGACGCCACCTCCTCCTCGACCACATGGCCCTGGGCTACTTCCCCTACGCCGAgctcgccgccgcgcccgccatgAAGCTCCCGTCGGCCTCCGTCGGCTTCTGCCTCGACGTCGCCGCCCAGCCACAGCGCGGGCCCTTCTCCAACCACCACGCCAGCCTGTACGTCAACGGCGTCATGGTCTCGGAACCGGAGCTCTACGACGACGGCCGCTACGTCGTGCACGGCCTCCACGGCTTCATCCCGCCGCTCTCCCGCGCCTCCTGCGTCGAGGACGACGCGCATGCGCATCACCACCACCAGGTCCACCTCCACCactaccgccgccgccaccacctcagCGCCAGATCGGCAGCCACCTCCGCTGCGACCGCCGCCTCCGTCGTGCGCATCATGATCCGCGAAGCCATATCCCGCCTGCGCGACAGCGGCTTCGGCTTCGTGGCGCGGGCCATGCGCGTCAAGTTCGCAGAGCTGGAGAAGCTGTCCAACCTCACGGTGTTCGCGCTCGACGACCAGGTCATGTTCACCGGTGGAGGCCACGGCTACGTCTCGGCGGTGCGCTTCCACATCGTCCCCGGGCACCGCCTCACCCGCGCCGACCTCCTGCTCCTCCGCCCAGGCACCGTACTTCCCACCCTGGCCGGCGAGGACCAGAAGCTCGTCATCACCCTCGGCGCCGGCTCCGCCACCGACGAGGTCCGGATCAACTACATACCCGTGAAGGAACCTGACGTGGTGATCAACTCGCGCGTCGCCGTCCACGGCATCTACCTCCCGTTCCCCCGCATCCACCTCGCCAACCTCGCCGCCTCGGTGGCCGTCGCCTCCGACCTCCTGACGAACGATAGCTGCGGCGTCGGGGGACCCTTCGGCGACTGCGCCTCCACACCGATGACCTCTGCGACGATCCCAGCTGATCAGGGCTACGGCTAA